From the genome of Lutzomyia longipalpis isolate SR_M1_2022 chromosome 2, ASM2433408v1, one region includes:
- the LOC129790029 gene encoding pro-resilin-like → MWKILFTLCAFVTLVISRPQGPDERPEPYEYQYEVKDPEQNLFFDKNEIGDAAGKVTGQYSVLLPDNRLMTVSYSVDGESGFVPKISFQDNANPFSG, encoded by the exons atgtggAAGATCCTTTTTACTTTGTGTGCATTTGTGACCCTTGTGATCTCACGGCCTCAGGGTCCCGATGAGAGGCCTGAACCG TATGAGTATCAGTATGAAGTGAAGGATCCGGAACAAAATCTATTTTTCGATAAGAATGAAATCGGAGATGCAGCCGGCAAGGTTACAGGACAATACTCCGTCCTGCTGCCTGACAATCGGCTCATGACTGTGTCTTACTCAGTGGATGGTGAATCGGGATTCGTGCCAAAAATATCATTCCAAGATAATGCCAACCCATTTTCTGGATAA